The Hemibagrus wyckioides isolate EC202008001 linkage group LG15, SWU_Hwy_1.0, whole genome shotgun sequence genome window below encodes:
- the zgc:56699 gene encoding gametocyte-specific factor 1, producing MSTIRYGTSVGPSRVKGDAREHWEEDEAKPVDDADPNVMMQCPYDQSHQIRACRFPFHILKCAKNHPKLASELRTCPFNAKHLVHKQELASHIEHCKDKSIEDAVDSSAEVNRKFHVPIKWTAPASKEDWEKESDDNAETFVWGVKNNLLPVNKSAPPVTNHLKAEVRAPRSFPWKF from the exons ATGTCCACCATCAGGTACGGAACCAGCGTTGGTCCTTCAAGGGTTAAAGGAGATGCTCGTGAGCACTGGGAGGAAGATGAAG CCAAACCGGTTGACGATGCTGATCCTAATGTGATGATGCAGTGCCCTTATGACCAGAGCCATCAGATTCGGGCGTGTCGCTTCCCATTTCACATTCTCAAGTGTGCCAAG aATCACCCCAAACTAGCAAGTGAGCTTAGGACGTGCCCCTTCAATGCCAAGCACTTGGTCCACAAGCAGGAGCTGGCATCGCATATTGAGCACTGTAAAGATAAATCCATAGAGGATG CTGTAGATAGCAGTGCTGAGGTGAACCGGAAGTTTCACGTGCCTATTAAGTGGACTGCTCCTGCATCTAAGGAAGACTGGGAAAAAG AGTCTGATGACAACGCAGAGACGTTTGTGTGGGGAGTGAAGAACAATCTGCTCCccgtaaataa GTCTGCGCCACCAGTCACCAACCACTTGAAGGCTGAAGTCCGTGCACCTCGATCTTTCCCCTGGAAATTCT gA